A DNA window from Haloactinospora alba contains the following coding sequences:
- the cobT gene encoding nicotinate-nucleotide--dimethylbenzimidazole phosphoribosyltransferase codes for MTANGRGQHRGGAPADTEGTAAGSGGRASPAGGLLEGLPEPGRGAAPPQETPAAPAEPTEPAPVVGGDHDTEGPPEEEHRPDPAPRPSAEAVPEGEVDPNAYTEAEREAVYRAIRQRRDVRSGFRPDPVPDDVLTRVLSAAHRAPSVGFSQPWDFVLIQDREVRSRVRELAAEQSDAYARDLPGARARAFSNLKIEAILETPLNIAVTADRTRGGKHTLGRHVQPQTGVYSTALAVQNLWLAARAEGLGVGWVSFFAERDLAHTLDLPDHLEVVAYLCVGYVERFAPEPELAMGGWAQRRPLSWAVHRESYGKRGLPGEEPTSLLEETIAAIGPPDQAAAAAAAQRQSRMTKPPGSLGVLEDVATQLCGLAGECPPPIPEPAAVAVFAGDHGVHAQGVTDWPQDVTAQMVRNFLDEGAVVNAFAAQAGAEVTVVDVGVAGDLPSVPGLLPRKVARGTADISQGPAMTRSQANSALEAGVEVARDLVSAGNRCLLTGDMGIANTTSSAALVSAFTGADPAGITGSGTGVDPSVQEHKTGVVRRALAVNRTDPSDPVGTLAAVGGLEHAALAGFIVGAAALRVPVLLDGVIAGAAALAAAALEPQVTHACIAGHRSTEPGHATALDHLGLRPMVDLDLRVGEGSGALLALPLVQSAVRALRDVATFDSAGVAERDSGPESG; via the coding sequence ATGACCGCCAACGGACGCGGACAGCACCGCGGCGGCGCACCCGCCGACACCGAGGGGACCGCGGCGGGTTCCGGCGGCCGCGCGTCCCCGGCCGGAGGTCTGCTGGAGGGGTTGCCCGAGCCCGGCCGCGGCGCCGCGCCCCCGCAGGAGACCCCGGCCGCGCCGGCGGAGCCGACGGAGCCCGCCCCCGTGGTCGGCGGGGACCATGACACGGAGGGGCCCCCCGAGGAGGAACACCGGCCGGATCCCGCCCCCCGCCCCTCGGCGGAGGCGGTCCCTGAGGGGGAGGTCGACCCGAACGCCTACACCGAGGCCGAGCGCGAGGCGGTCTACCGCGCCATCCGGCAGCGCCGTGACGTGCGCTCGGGGTTCCGTCCCGACCCGGTTCCCGACGACGTGCTGACCCGCGTGCTCAGCGCGGCCCACCGTGCGCCGTCGGTGGGTTTCTCCCAACCGTGGGACTTCGTCCTCATCCAGGACCGGGAGGTGCGTTCCCGGGTGCGGGAACTCGCCGCGGAGCAGAGCGACGCCTACGCGCGCGACCTTCCGGGGGCCCGGGCCCGCGCGTTCTCCAACCTCAAGATCGAGGCGATCCTGGAGACCCCTCTCAACATAGCGGTGACCGCCGACCGGACCCGGGGCGGCAAGCACACTCTCGGCAGGCACGTGCAGCCCCAGACCGGCGTGTACTCCACGGCGCTGGCCGTGCAGAACCTGTGGTTGGCGGCGCGGGCCGAGGGGCTCGGTGTGGGATGGGTGAGCTTCTTCGCGGAGCGCGACCTCGCCCACACCCTTGACCTCCCGGATCATCTGGAGGTCGTGGCCTACCTGTGCGTGGGCTACGTCGAACGGTTCGCTCCGGAGCCCGAGCTCGCCATGGGGGGATGGGCGCAACGACGGCCGCTGTCGTGGGCCGTGCACCGGGAGAGCTACGGCAAGCGCGGACTTCCCGGCGAGGAACCGACGAGCCTGCTGGAGGAGACGATCGCCGCCATCGGCCCCCCCGACCAGGCCGCGGCCGCCGCGGCCGCGCAGCGGCAGTCGCGGATGACCAAACCACCGGGCTCCCTGGGGGTGCTGGAGGACGTCGCGACCCAGTTGTGCGGGCTCGCGGGCGAGTGCCCGCCGCCGATCCCCGAACCGGCGGCGGTCGCGGTGTTCGCCGGCGACCACGGGGTGCACGCCCAGGGGGTTACCGACTGGCCCCAGGACGTCACCGCCCAGATGGTGCGGAACTTCCTCGACGAGGGTGCGGTGGTCAACGCGTTCGCCGCCCAGGCCGGTGCCGAGGTCACCGTCGTGGACGTGGGGGTCGCGGGCGACCTGCCCTCGGTTCCGGGACTGTTGCCACGCAAGGTTGCCCGGGGGACGGCGGACATCTCCCAGGGGCCGGCGATGACCCGGTCGCAGGCCAACAGCGCGCTCGAGGCCGGGGTGGAGGTCGCACGCGACCTCGTCTCCGCGGGGAACCGCTGCCTGCTCACCGGGGACATGGGAATAGCCAACACCACCTCCTCGGCGGCCCTCGTGTCCGCCTTCACCGGGGCGGACCCGGCCGGTATCACGGGGAGCGGGACCGGTGTGGACCCGAGCGTCCAGGAACACAAGACCGGCGTCGTGCGCAGGGCGCTGGCAGTCAACAGGACCGACCCGTCCGATCCGGTGGGGACCCTGGCGGCTGTGGGCGGTCTGGAACACGCCGCCCTCGCCGGCTTCATCGTGGGTGCCGCCGCGTTGCGGGTTCCGGTACTGCTGGACGGAGTGATCGCGGGAGCGGCGGCGCTGGCGGCCGCGGCACTGGAGCCGCAGGTCACACACGCGTGTATCGCGGGACACCGGTCGACCGAGCCCGGACACGCCACGGCCCTGGACCACCTCGGGCTGCGTCCGATGGTCGACCTCGACCTGCGCGTGGGGGAGGGGTCCGGTGCGCTGCTGGCGCTTCCTCTCGTGCAGAGCGCGGTGCGGGCGCTGCGGGACGTCGCGACGTTCGACTCCGCCGGGGTGGCGGAACGCGACAGTGGTCCGGAGTCCGGCTGA
- a CDS encoding indolepyruvate ferredoxin oxidoreductase subunit alpha, producing MSDRAERAPVAVTSACTGCGACLLTCPEHAIRPHGQPLDILAELCTGCMECVEICPADAIIEVG from the coding sequence GTGTCCGACCGGGCGGAGAGGGCGCCGGTCGCCGTAACATCGGCGTGCACCGGATGCGGGGCGTGCCTGCTGACCTGCCCGGAGCACGCCATCCGCCCGCACGGCCAGCCGTTGGACATCCTCGCCGAGTTGTGCACCGGCTGCATGGAGTGCGTCGAGATCTGCCCAGCCGACGCGATCATCGAGGTCGGCTAG
- a CDS encoding precorrin-8X methylmutase, translated as MNRNIHPIEVESYRILRSRVDLEHLPRLSRAVAERVIHATADLEYAGDLVMDDTAVERAGALLADGAPVVTDVAMVASGVTARSCVCHISDPRAARLARDAGITRSAAAVRTAHAEVGPGAVWAVGCAPTALEEIIAHQVDPALVIGLPVGFVGAAESKQALRDSGLPQVSNTSEKGGSAVAAAAVNALLYGPTP; from the coding sequence ATGAACCGCAACATCCACCCGATCGAGGTGGAGTCCTACCGCATCCTGCGTTCCCGGGTCGATCTGGAGCACCTGCCGCGCCTGAGCCGGGCGGTCGCCGAACGCGTGATCCACGCCACTGCCGATCTGGAGTACGCCGGGGACCTGGTGATGGACGACACAGCCGTGGAGCGCGCCGGTGCGCTGCTGGCGGACGGGGCCCCGGTCGTGACCGACGTCGCGATGGTGGCTTCCGGTGTCACGGCGCGTTCCTGCGTCTGCCACATCTCCGACCCGCGGGCGGCCCGGCTGGCCCGGGACGCCGGGATCACCCGCTCGGCCGCCGCGGTCCGCACGGCCCACGCCGAGGTCGGGCCGGGAGCGGTCTGGGCGGTCGGGTGCGCCCCCACGGCGCTGGAGGAGATCATCGCCCACCAGGTCGACCCCGCACTGGTCATCGGCCTTCCCGTCGGTTTCGTCGGTGCGGCCGAGTCCAAACAGGCGCTGCGTGACAGTGGCCTTCCGCAGGTCAGTAACACCTCGGAGAAAGGGGGCTCGGCCGTGGCGGCGGCCGCGGTGAACGCCCTGCTGTACGGCCCCACCCCATGA
- a CDS encoding GTPase, whose translation MSRPPATPEVTGNHEGGDGVSGEDLPASGTGPGRHERARSSTGSFADSDGARYRADSGEQRFEQVLDALRERVRSVEFADGLPGAEEGRTARNDILHQLDDYVLPRVRNPDTPLLIAVAGSTGAGKSTLVNSLVGEQVTTTGVRRPTTNSPVLACNPADMDWFSETFFLPTFPRVRQQGLAMPGKDGMLVLAPSECMPQGIAVLDTPDVDSAVAAHHEFAATFLDTADLWLFVTTSRRYADARVWEFLQVARDRNTSLGVVLSRVPERGRGQLLEHFNAMLEANGLGNTARFAIPETDQIRGERFTANTADAIRDYLADVTGELAQRDRVTRRTFRGVIESFRSRVPELAKQVETQVEAGQTLDSAAQDAFTTALSNADAAVNDGSLLRGTLLARWQDIAASGVLARTLRTRGKRRSPGADEQTEDPRVAALQEAIRDSLEALVVAVAERAGEEVIRQWDTVAGGRQLVERFSCDTVAADFSERVRRAVAEWQKRVTEMVSADGAAKRSVARFVSFDQNAFTLVLMVQLLGYEAVQESLGRTTPSPQRLLRGLFGAESLRNIDAMAREDLLRRIGTLLYEERSRFTEALAAARIPGEDDAVQLYQATYNLEIAR comes from the coding sequence ATGTCCCGGCCGCCTGCCACGCCGGAAGTGACGGGGAACCACGAGGGCGGTGACGGAGTCTCGGGTGAGGATCTTCCCGCCTCGGGAACCGGACCGGGGCGGCACGAGCGTGCCCGCTCCTCGACGGGATCGTTCGCGGACTCCGACGGGGCGCGCTACCGGGCGGACTCCGGCGAGCAGCGGTTCGAACAGGTCCTGGACGCCCTGCGGGAACGGGTGCGAAGCGTCGAGTTCGCCGACGGTCTTCCCGGTGCGGAGGAGGGGCGTACGGCACGCAACGACATCCTGCACCAGCTGGACGACTACGTGCTGCCCCGGGTCCGCAATCCCGACACACCGTTGCTGATCGCCGTCGCCGGTTCCACCGGCGCGGGAAAGTCCACTCTCGTCAACAGCCTCGTCGGGGAACAGGTCACCACGACCGGGGTGCGCAGGCCGACGACGAACAGCCCCGTCCTCGCGTGCAACCCCGCCGACATGGACTGGTTCAGCGAGACGTTCTTCCTGCCCACCTTCCCGCGGGTGCGTCAGCAGGGACTGGCGATGCCCGGCAAGGACGGCATGCTCGTGCTGGCCCCCAGCGAGTGCATGCCCCAGGGCATCGCCGTACTGGACACCCCGGACGTCGACTCCGCCGTGGCGGCCCACCACGAGTTCGCCGCCACGTTCCTGGACACGGCGGACCTGTGGCTGTTCGTGACGACCAGCCGCAGGTACGCGGACGCCCGGGTGTGGGAGTTCCTCCAGGTGGCACGCGACCGGAACACCTCACTGGGGGTGGTGTTGTCCCGGGTCCCGGAACGGGGGCGCGGCCAGCTACTCGAGCATTTCAACGCGATGCTGGAAGCCAACGGGCTGGGGAACACCGCCCGGTTCGCCATCCCCGAGACCGACCAGATCCGGGGCGAGCGGTTCACCGCCAACACCGCGGACGCCATCCGTGACTACCTGGCCGACGTCACGGGGGAACTCGCCCAGCGGGACCGGGTGACGCGGCGGACCTTCCGCGGTGTGATCGAGAGTTTCCGCAGCCGCGTACCGGAACTGGCCAAACAGGTCGAGACCCAGGTGGAAGCGGGGCAGACCCTCGACTCCGCGGCACAGGACGCCTTCACCACAGCGCTCAGCAACGCCGACGCCGCGGTCAACGACGGTTCGTTGCTGCGCGGCACCCTCCTCGCCCGCTGGCAGGACATCGCCGCGAGCGGTGTACTCGCCCGTACGCTGCGCACGCGCGGCAAACGCAGGTCCCCCGGCGCCGACGAGCAGACCGAGGACCCGCGGGTGGCCGCGCTGCAGGAGGCGATCCGGGACAGCCTCGAGGCGCTGGTCGTCGCGGTGGCCGAACGCGCGGGGGAGGAAGTCATCCGCCAGTGGGATACTGTTGCCGGGGGAAGGCAACTGGTGGAACGCTTCTCGTGCGACACGGTGGCCGCCGACTTCTCCGAGCGTGTGCGCCGGGCAGTGGCAGAATGGCAGAAACGCGTCACGGAGATGGTCTCCGCGGACGGAGCGGCCAAGCGCTCGGTGGCCCGCTTCGTGTCGTTCGACCAGAACGCGTTCACTCTGGTCCTCATGGTCCAGCTGCTGGGCTACGAGGCGGTGCAGGAGTCGCTGGGACGGACGACACCGTCGCCGCAGCGGCTGTTGCGCGGACTGTTCGGGGCCGAATCGCTGCGTAACATTGACGCGATGGCGCGGGAGGACCTGCTGCGGCGGATCGGCACTCTGCTGTACGAGGAGCGGAGCCGTTTCACGGAGGCGCTGGCTGCCGCCAGGATCCCGGGCGAGGACGACGCCGTCCAGCTCTACCAAGCGACGTACAACCTTGAGATTGCGCGATGA
- a CDS encoding sirohydrochlorin chelatase translates to MNPRKDTMKPPLLLVGHGTRDDKGVSDFTAFVDRLSRRLDDREVAGGFIELSPPPLTDAVEELYRNGHRRVVAVPMMLVAAGHAKGDIPGALAREKERHEGFSYAYGRPLGPHRTMLGLLAQRLDEVLDASADDLAESGDTAVLLVGRGSTDPDANAEVCKVARLFQEGHAKQRGIASVEPAFISLAWPSVPEGLERLRRLGTRRVVVLPYFLFSGILPDRVVDQSVEFATQHTDMDIRCAPVIGDCDELADMIVERYDEALAGDIRMNCDTCVYRAAFPGFESKVGEPQTPHHHPDDPAHGHGHGHGHGHGH, encoded by the coding sequence ATGAACCCCAGAAAGGACACCATGAAACCCCCGTTGCTGCTGGTCGGACACGGAACCCGCGACGACAAGGGCGTGTCCGACTTCACGGCGTTCGTCGACCGGCTGTCCCGCCGGCTCGACGACCGCGAGGTCGCCGGCGGCTTTATCGAGCTCTCCCCGCCCCCGCTCACCGACGCGGTCGAGGAGTTGTACCGCAACGGGCACCGCCGGGTGGTGGCGGTGCCGATGATGCTGGTGGCGGCTGGGCACGCCAAGGGCGACATCCCGGGCGCGCTGGCCCGGGAGAAGGAACGCCACGAGGGGTTCAGCTACGCCTATGGGCGTCCGCTGGGGCCCCACCGCACGATGCTCGGCCTGCTGGCGCAGCGCCTGGACGAGGTGCTGGACGCCTCTGCCGACGACCTCGCCGAGTCCGGCGACACCGCGGTTCTGCTGGTCGGTCGGGGATCCACCGACCCGGACGCCAACGCCGAGGTGTGCAAGGTGGCGCGGTTGTTCCAGGAGGGCCACGCCAAACAGCGCGGGATCGCCTCCGTCGAGCCCGCGTTCATCTCGCTCGCCTGGCCGAGCGTGCCCGAGGGGCTGGAGCGGCTGCGCCGGCTCGGGACGCGTCGGGTGGTAGTGCTGCCGTACTTCCTGTTCTCCGGGATCCTGCCGGACCGCGTGGTGGACCAGTCGGTGGAGTTCGCGACGCAGCACACCGACATGGACATCCGGTGCGCTCCCGTGATCGGTGACTGCGACGAGCTGGCCGACATGATCGTGGAACGCTACGACGAGGCTCTCGCCGGAGACATCCGGATGAACTGCGACACCTGCGTGTACCGTGCGGCGTTCCCCGGGTTCGAGAGCAAGGTCGGCGAGCCGCAGACCCCCCACCACCATCCCGACGACCCCGCCCACGGGCACGGACACGGTCACGGGCACGGTCATGGACACTGA
- a CDS encoding YfjP family GTPase, producing MTTQRNPAHAEQEPDGAPSATPPERDGTPEPAPEAETNGAPTSDPGMDATANTGAGWRGYVLPRTARMDAGWLPRTGESPAEPTAEDPAPGATASDGTAEPDSGSPHHEVNGTEAEPAGDREGNDESGRRDSAAPPSHAPAADSDDTDDPDDLAGWVGSLVDAVDDSAVIAGRRNSAGTSPPAYEPAPEAGAAQPPESGEERSAPVEDGSPAVEESGERAREPDEPPAPPAASAAVPPEPETDEHPREESGSRTPLTDAMRAELMTRLDAVATMVELGREDFASETVESARHLLDHAGARLRLSGEHTVVALAGGTGSGKSSLFNALCELEFSRTGITRPTTSAAHACVWGTEGAHELLDWLGVPQRNRRSRTSELDDAEPDLAGLILLDLPDHDSVRAVHVAESDRLIGSVDLLVWVLDPQKYADAAVHHRYLAEMSGYGAVTVAVLNQVDRVDPDELEELLTDLRRLLETESGAQPRVLTTSTLTGQGGGELRELLRDTVIQRRALIDRLAADLDRVAAEFTQYRDAQAVAEVPAGSRERLSAALLEATGASAVAESVETVHERNGRRHVGWPVARWLRYLRRDPLRSAQLGFLREAPDDTPTSFAEANESQVESATLGFADQSCAELPAPWPARVRAAARDSSGDLPAELGAAVARALPQRQEPPVWWRIVRVLQQLLVVCGGGALAWSALLVASWVGGGFTGVAFLDNPVFVGFAVAIVAAALAVGWLIGIGCQNIVSVSAAQKREYTERTSAENVRALAEDRVVAPVEAELGRYREFTSALETALAKRT from the coding sequence ATGACAACTCAGCGGAATCCCGCTCATGCTGAGCAGGAACCGGACGGGGCACCGTCGGCTACGCCGCCGGAGCGCGACGGGACCCCGGAACCGGCACCGGAGGCCGAAACCAACGGCGCTCCCACGTCCGACCCCGGCATGGACGCTACTGCGAACACGGGTGCGGGATGGCGCGGCTACGTCCTGCCCAGGACCGCTCGGATGGACGCGGGCTGGCTCCCCCGGACCGGGGAGAGCCCGGCGGAGCCTACCGCCGAGGACCCCGCCCCCGGAGCCACCGCGTCGGACGGCACTGCCGAACCCGACAGCGGTTCGCCGCACCACGAGGTGAACGGCACGGAAGCCGAGCCCGCCGGGGACCGGGAGGGCAACGACGAGTCCGGCCGGCGCGACAGCGCGGCGCCGCCCTCGCACGCTCCGGCCGCGGACTCGGACGACACCGACGATCCGGACGATCTCGCCGGCTGGGTGGGCAGCCTGGTCGACGCGGTCGACGACAGCGCCGTGATCGCCGGGCGCAGGAACAGCGCGGGCACCTCACCGCCGGCGTACGAACCCGCTCCCGAGGCGGGCGCCGCCCAGCCGCCAGAGAGCGGGGAGGAACGCAGCGCCCCCGTGGAGGACGGCAGTCCCGCCGTTGAGGAATCCGGGGAACGGGCCCGCGAGCCTGACGAGCCACCGGCCCCGCCCGCCGCATCCGCGGCCGTGCCACCCGAGCCGGAGACGGACGAGCACCCGCGGGAGGAGTCCGGGAGCCGGACCCCCCTGACGGACGCGATGCGTGCCGAACTGATGACCCGCCTGGACGCGGTGGCCACCATGGTCGAGCTCGGACGGGAGGATTTCGCCTCCGAGACGGTGGAGAGCGCGCGCCACCTTCTGGACCACGCCGGCGCCCGCCTGCGCCTCTCCGGGGAACACACGGTCGTCGCCCTGGCGGGCGGTACCGGAAGCGGAAAGTCCTCGCTGTTCAACGCGTTGTGCGAGCTCGAGTTCTCCCGGACCGGGATCACCCGGCCGACGACGTCGGCCGCCCACGCCTGCGTCTGGGGGACGGAGGGAGCGCACGAGCTCCTCGACTGGCTCGGTGTGCCACAGCGCAACCGGCGCTCCCGAACCAGCGAGCTGGACGACGCGGAACCGGACCTGGCCGGGCTGATCCTGCTGGACCTGCCCGACCACGACTCGGTCCGGGCGGTGCACGTGGCGGAGTCCGACCGGCTGATCGGCTCCGTCGACCTGTTGGTGTGGGTCCTCGACCCGCAGAAGTACGCCGACGCCGCGGTGCACCACCGCTACCTCGCGGAGATGTCCGGCTACGGCGCGGTCACCGTCGCCGTGCTGAACCAGGTTGACCGGGTCGACCCGGACGAGCTGGAAGAACTCCTGACCGACCTGCGGCGGCTGCTGGAGACCGAGTCGGGGGCCCAGCCCCGGGTGCTCACCACGTCCACGCTGACCGGCCAGGGGGGCGGGGAGCTGCGGGAACTGCTGCGGGACACGGTCATCCAGCGCCGCGCCCTGATCGACCGGTTGGCGGCCGACCTGGACCGGGTCGCCGCCGAGTTCACCCAGTACCGTGACGCGCAGGCCGTGGCGGAGGTGCCCGCCGGTTCCCGGGAACGGTTGTCCGCAGCCCTGCTGGAAGCCACGGGAGCGTCCGCTGTCGCGGAGTCGGTGGAGACCGTCCACGAACGCAACGGGCGGCGGCACGTGGGGTGGCCGGTCGCGCGCTGGCTGCGCTACCTGCGTCGCGACCCGCTGAGGTCAGCCCAGTTGGGGTTCCTGCGGGAGGCTCCCGACGACACGCCGACCTCCTTCGCGGAGGCGAACGAGTCCCAGGTGGAGTCCGCCACCCTCGGGTTCGCCGACCAGAGCTGTGCCGAGCTTCCCGCTCCGTGGCCGGCGCGCGTCCGCGCGGCGGCGCGGGACAGCAGCGGTGACCTGCCCGCGGAGTTGGGGGCCGCGGTGGCGCGGGCGCTGCCACAGCGGCAGGAACCGCCGGTGTGGTGGCGGATCGTGCGCGTACTCCAGCAGCTGCTGGTCGTCTGCGGCGGCGGCGCACTGGCGTGGTCCGCGTTGCTGGTCGCGAGCTGGGTCGGCGGCGGTTTCACTGGCGTCGCTTTTTTGGACAATCCAGTATTCGTGGGTTTCGCGGTTGCCATCGTGGCGGCGGCGCTGGCGGTCGGATGGCTCATCGGCATCGGGTGCCAGAACATCGTCTCGGTCTCGGCCGCGCAGAAACGTGAGTACACGGAGCGCACCAGTGCCGAGAACGTACGGGCGCTCGCCGAGGACCGGGTCGTCGCTCCGGTGGAGGCCGAGTTGGGGCGCTACCGGGAATTCACGAGTGCTCTCGAAACGGCGTTGGCGAAGCGCACGTAG
- the cobC gene encoding Rv2231c family pyridoxal phosphate-dependent protein CobC, producing the protein MDTEVPEQHEPDLRHHGDAETGPGLSDFAVNVRGGTPPPWLAQRLRDSVAGLAAYPDATAARAAVASRHRRPPEEVLLTAGAAEAFVLLARVSRPRRPVVVHPQFTEPEAALTAAGHQVERVVLPPDFVLDPEDVPADADLVMVGNPTNPTSVLHPAATLAELSRPGRTLVVDEAFADCVAGEPESLAGRGDLPGLVVVRSLTKTWGLAGLRAGYVLAPPELVRRMADLQPLWSVSTPALVATEACCAPEAVAEADAWARELAVRRAALARALAKLGLEVTPRAAASFLLVRSPEGEVLRHRLRENGIAVRRGDTFPGLGPQWSRVAVRDQESSRRLVRTLAHLLHDDEGDNVLNAATRELGGCA; encoded by the coding sequence ATGGACACTGAGGTGCCGGAGCAACACGAGCCGGACCTGCGCCACCACGGTGACGCCGAGACCGGGCCCGGCCTGTCGGACTTCGCCGTCAACGTGCGCGGCGGTACCCCGCCCCCGTGGCTGGCCCAGCGGCTCCGCGACTCCGTCGCCGGGTTGGCGGCCTACCCGGACGCGACCGCTGCCCGCGCCGCGGTCGCGTCCCGCCACCGCCGCCCTCCGGAGGAGGTCCTGCTGACCGCGGGGGCCGCCGAGGCGTTCGTGCTGCTGGCGCGCGTGTCACGACCGCGGCGGCCGGTCGTGGTCCACCCCCAGTTCACCGAGCCGGAGGCGGCGCTGACCGCCGCCGGACACCAGGTGGAGCGGGTGGTGCTGCCGCCCGACTTCGTGCTGGACCCGGAGGACGTCCCGGCCGACGCCGATCTGGTCATGGTGGGAAACCCCACCAACCCCACCTCGGTGCTGCACCCGGCCGCGACCCTGGCCGAGCTGTCCCGTCCGGGACGGACGCTGGTGGTCGACGAGGCCTTCGCCGACTGTGTGGCAGGTGAACCGGAGTCCCTTGCCGGTCGTGGCGACCTCCCGGGCCTCGTCGTGGTGCGCAGCCTCACCAAGACGTGGGGTCTCGCCGGGTTGCGCGCCGGCTACGTACTGGCCCCTCCGGAACTGGTGCGGCGGATGGCAGACCTCCAGCCCCTGTGGTCGGTTTCCACTCCCGCGCTGGTGGCGACGGAAGCGTGCTGCGCCCCGGAGGCCGTCGCCGAGGCCGACGCGTGGGCCCGGGAGCTCGCGGTGCGACGCGCGGCTCTCGCCCGGGCACTGGCGAAGCTCGGTCTGGAGGTCACCCCCCGTGCCGCGGCGTCGTTCCTGCTGGTCCGGTCCCCGGAAGGGGAGGTGCTCCGCCACCGGCTGCGCGAGAACGGGATCGCCGTGCGGCGCGGGGACACGTTCCCCGGCCTGGGGCCGCAGTGGTCGCGTGTCGCCGTCCGGGACCAGGAGAGCTCCCGGCGGCTCGTGCGGACGCTGGCGCACCTGCTCCACGACGATGAGGGAGACAACGTGTTGAACGCAGCCACACGCGAACTTGGGGGGTGCGCATGA
- the cobA gene encoding uroporphyrinogen-III C-methyltransferase gives MTYLLGLRLQGRDVLVVGGGRVAQRRVPMLLESGAHVTLIAPEVTATLEGLADAGRITWHRRAFAEGDVRGRELGDFWLVHVATDHPEINAAVAQEAEEAHLWCVRADDRHASSAWTPASGSASGVTVGVVADGDPRRAAGLRDTITDGLADGLLDARRGREPLRGVALVGGGPGDPGLITVRGRQLLSQADVVVVDRLAPTSLLDHLPADVEIIDAAKIPYGRSMTQEDINRVLIERARSGKFAVRLKGGDSFVFGRGGEEAAACAAAGVPVTVVPGVTSALAAPASAGIPPTHRGVTQDVHVVSAHVAPDDERSTIDWEGLGRSTGTIVALMGVRHVGAIAATLVEHGRDPQTPVAAVQDATLPTQRTVTATLATAQQVMNEAEVRPPAVVIVGDVVNVATELGMLQEGRGGTNTSAGDVTTGGTALGENRVL, from the coding sequence GTGACGTATCTTCTCGGTTTGCGCCTACAGGGGAGGGATGTCCTCGTCGTCGGCGGTGGGCGGGTCGCCCAGCGCCGGGTGCCCATGCTGCTGGAGTCGGGAGCCCACGTCACGCTCATCGCTCCCGAGGTCACAGCGACACTGGAGGGACTCGCCGACGCCGGGCGCATCACCTGGCACCGGCGGGCGTTCGCGGAGGGCGACGTCCGCGGACGCGAGCTCGGCGATTTCTGGCTGGTACACGTGGCGACCGACCACCCGGAGATCAACGCCGCCGTCGCCCAGGAAGCCGAGGAGGCTCACCTGTGGTGCGTGCGGGCGGACGACCGGCACGCCTCCAGCGCGTGGACGCCAGCGAGCGGAAGTGCCTCCGGAGTCACCGTGGGGGTGGTCGCCGACGGGGATCCGCGCCGTGCCGCCGGACTGCGGGACACGATCACCGACGGTCTCGCCGACGGCCTCCTGGACGCACGGCGCGGCCGCGAACCGCTGCGGGGCGTGGCCCTGGTGGGGGGCGGTCCCGGGGACCCCGGCCTCATCACCGTGCGCGGCCGGCAACTGCTCTCCCAGGCTGACGTGGTGGTGGTGGACCGGCTCGCGCCGACCTCCCTGCTCGACCACCTGCCGGCCGACGTGGAGATCATCGACGCCGCGAAGATCCCCTACGGCCGTTCGATGACCCAGGAGGACATCAACCGCGTACTGATCGAGCGCGCTCGATCCGGTAAGTTCGCCGTGCGCCTCAAGGGCGGCGACTCCTTCGTCTTCGGCCGGGGCGGGGAGGAGGCGGCCGCCTGCGCCGCCGCCGGCGTCCCGGTGACCGTCGTCCCCGGTGTGACCAGCGCCCTCGCCGCGCCCGCCAGCGCGGGGATCCCGCCGACGCACCGCGGTGTGACGCAGGACGTGCACGTCGTCTCGGCGCACGTGGCCCCCGACGACGAGCGTTCCACCATCGACTGGGAAGGGTTGGGCCGTTCCACCGGAACCATCGTGGCGCTCATGGGGGTGCGCCATGTCGGCGCGATCGCCGCGACCCTGGTCGAGCACGGGCGCGACCCGCAGACACCCGTCGCGGCGGTGCAGGACGCTACGCTGCCCACACAACGTACGGTGACAGCGACGCTGGCGACGGCCCAGCAGGTGATGAACGAGGCTGAGGTCAGGCCGCCGGCCGTCGTTATCGTCGGAGACGTGGTAAACGTAGCCACGGAGCTCGGCATGCTCCAGGAGGGGCGGGGAGGAACGAACACGTCGGCTGGGGACGTGACCACCGGCGGTACAGCCCTGGGGGAGAACCGGGTTTTGTGA